The Stomoxys calcitrans chromosome 3, idStoCalc2.1, whole genome shotgun sequence genome includes a region encoding these proteins:
- the LOC131996299 gene encoding histone H2A, whose amino-acid sequence MSGRGKGGKVKGKAKSRSNRAGLQFPVGRIHRLLRKGNYAERVGAGAPVYLAAVMEYLAAEVLELAGNAARDNKKTRIIPRHLQLAIRNDEELNKLLSGVTIAQGGVLPNIQAVLLPKKTEKKA is encoded by the coding sequence atgtctggtcgtggtaaaggtggcaaagttaagggaaaggcaaagtcccgttccaaccgtgctggtcttcaattccccgtcggtcgtatccatcgtttgttgcgcaaaggcaactatgctgaacgtgttggtgccggagctccagtttacttggctgctgtcatggagtatttggccgctgaagttcttgaattggctggcaacgctgctcgtgacaacaagaagacaagaattatcccccgtcacttgcaattggctatccgtaatgacgaagaattgaacaaattgctgtccggtgtcaccattgctcaaggtggtgtattgccaaacatccaagctgttctcttgcccaagaagaccgaaaagaaggcttaa
- the LOC131996296 gene encoding histone H1-like: MSDAAVVEATASPVAAVEKKAPKKAAAKAKKPSAAPSHPPTQQMVDAAIKTLKERGGSSLPAIKKYLASTYKVDAVKLAPFIKKYLKSAVASGKLIQTKGKGASGSFKLSPSASKEPKAKSAEKKKKVPAGDKKKKAAAPKKAAGEKKAAAKKPSAAKKTAEKKKTEKAKAKTAKKTGTVKAKPAKTAAKASATKPKAPKAKTTAAKPKKAAAAKKPAAKKTAAKK; encoded by the coding sequence atgtctgacgccgccgttgttgaagccaccgcatctccagtcgccgctgttgagaaaaaggcacctaagaaagccgctgccaaggcaaagaaaccctctgctgccccaagccatccaccaacccaacaaatggtcgatgctgccatcaaaacattgaaagaacgtggtggttcctcattgcctgccatcaagaaatacttggccagcacatacaaagttgatgctgtaaaattggccccattcatcaagaagtacttgaagagcgctgttgctagtggaaaattgatccaaactaaaggtaagggtgcctccggttcattcaaattgtccccatctgcctcgaaggaacctaaagcaaagagcgctgaaaagaagaagaaggtcccagccggtgataagaaaaagaaggcagcagcacccaaaaaggcagccggtgaaaagaaagccgctgcaaagaagccttccgctgctaaaaagaccgccgagaagaagaagaccgaaaaggccaaggctaaaactgccaaaaagacaggtacagttaaagctaaacccgcaaaaacagccgccaaagcatcagccactaaaccaaaggcacccaaggcaaaaaccaccgctgccaagcccaaaaaggctgccgcagcaaagaagccagctgccaagaagaccgccgctaagaagtaa
- the LOC131996300 gene encoding histone H3 has product MARTKQTARKSTGGKAPRKQLATKAARKSAPATGGVKKPHRFRPGTVALREIRRYQKSTELLIRKLPFQRLVREIAQDFKTDLRFQSSAVMALQEASEAYLVGLFEDTNLCAIHAKRVTIMPKDIQLARRIRGERA; this is encoded by the coding sequence atggctcgtactaagcaaactgcccgtaaatctactggtggcaaagcccctcgtaagcaattggctaccaaagctgctcgtaagagcgcaccagccaccggtggtgttaagaagccacatcgtttccgccctggtaccgttgctttgcgtgaaatccgtcgctaccagaagagtactgagttgttgatccgcaaattgcctttccaacgtttggttcgtgaaattgcccaagatttcaagactgacttgcgtttccagagctctgctgtcatggccttgcaagaagctagcgaagcctacttggtcggtctcttcgaagataccaacttgtgtgccatccatgccaagcgtgtcaccatcatgcccaaggatatccaattggccagacgtattcgtggagaacgtgcttaa